From a region of the Zingiber officinale cultivar Zhangliang chromosome 4B, Zo_v1.1, whole genome shotgun sequence genome:
- the LOC121976221 gene encoding putative zinc transporter At3g08650 gives MTLVCRGILYFSIVFVFFCSSCLAESEKIPSLRIRTAPQRNLENVVIGGSGKIAGFDSSEGQFQEFNDRKTDKTRVSVSTVAWLTLGMAAATGLGAVPFFFIELEPQYAGVCNGMAAGVMLAASFDLVEEGQKYGSGNWVVFGILAGGIFILLCKKFLEQYGEVSMLDIKGADASKVILVVGIMTLHSFGEGSGVGVSFAGPKGLSQGILVTLAIAVHNIPEGLAVSMVLASRGVSPHKAMLWSVITSLPQPIVAVPSFLCADTFNKVLPFCTGFAAGCMIWMVIAEVLPDAFKEAVPSQVASAGTLAVAFMETLSTVLQGFSNDSSFEDKSGFLVSLLFGLGPLLGGIILVTFALAFHLQHAILMGMASGVAFVLAVWRPLQLLASLKIGLFSLSVFLIAGSALYNMAAACVLRLFQHRKSSINEIAHSSSCSFSALTLQSFSACGAISLHALAEGLALGVAAPKAYGLGRHMVIPVSLHGLPRGAAIASCIFGATSNWKAALAAAALSGLAGPASAIGAILAGIDYSGLDYLMVFACGALVPSFGTILQRALKLEARKSILGLLMGIGFASFCLMSTRLVCLHTPYCNSAPEAVT, from the exons ATGACGTTAGTGTGTAGAGGAATCCTTTACTTTtcaattgtttttgtttttttctgTTCTTCTTGTCTTGCTGAGTCTGAAAAGATACCTTCACTAAGAATTAGGACAGCTCCTCAGAGAAACCTAGAAAATGTGGTCATTGGTGGATCCGGTAAAATTGCTGGATTTGATAGTTCTGAAGGCCAATTTCAAGAGTTTAATGACAGAAAAACAGATAAAACTCGAGTTTCAGTTTCAACTGTTGCATGGCTTACACTTGGGATGGCTGCAGCAACTGGCTTGGGTGCGGTGCCATTTTTCTTCATAGAGCTGGAGCCACAGTATGCAGGTGTCTGTAACGGTATGGCTGCTGGAGTGATGCTTGCCGCAAGCTTTGATCTAGTAGAAGAGGGACAGAAGTACGGTAGTGGAAATTGGGTGGTTTTCGGGATTTTAGCTGGAGGAATCTTCATTTTGCTTTGTAAGAAg TTTTTGGAACAATATGGAGAAGTGAGCATGTTAGACATCAAAGGTGCTGATGCAAGTAAAGTTATTCTTGTTGTTGGTATAATGACACTTCATTCCTTCGGTGAGGGGTCTGGTGTCGGCGTATCCTTTGCCGGTCCAAAGGGATTATCTCAAGGCATTTTGGTGACTTTAGCTATTGCTGTCCATAATATACCTGAAGGCTTGGCTGTTAGCATGGTACTTGCATCACGAGGGGTTTCCCCGCACAAAGCGATGCTGTGGAGTGTCATCACATCCTTGCCACAG CCCATTGTTGCTGTCCCATCTTTCCTCTGCGCCGACACATTCAACAAAGTCCTGCCATTCTGTACGGGTTTTGCTGCTGGATGCATGATCTGGATGGTCATTGCAGAAGTTCTCCCTGATGCATTCAAG GAAGCAGTTCCATCTCAAGTTGCTTCTGCAGGCACCCTCGCTGTAGCATTCATGGAAACTTTGAGCACAGTGCTTCAAGGTTTTAGCAACGATTCCAG TTTCGAAGACAAATCTGGTTTCTTAGTGTCTTTACTTTTTGGTCTTGGACCATTGCTGGGTGGCATCATCCTTGTCACTTTTGCACTTGCCTTCCATCTGCAACATGCTATTCTCATGGGCATGGCTTCCGGAGTAGCATTTGTTCTCGCCGTATGGAGGCCTCTCCAGCTACTTGCGTCGTTAAAGATTGGACTATTTTCCCTTTCAGTATTCCTTATAGCAGGCTCCGCCCTCTACAACATGGCTGCGGCTTGCGTGCTGCGACTGTTCCAGCACAGAAAGTCCTCGATCAATGAGATTGCGCATTCGTCTAGTTGTTCCTTTAGTGCTCTCACTCTTCAATCATTTAGCGCTTGCGGAGCTATTTCTCTACATGCCTTAGCCGAGGGGCTTGCTTTAGGTGTGGCAGCCCCGAAGGCGTATGGACTCGGTCGCCATATGGTTATTCCGGTCTCACTACATGGGCTCCCACGAGGTGCTGCCATTGCGAGCTGTATCTTCGGAGCCACAAGTAACTGGAAAGCAGCATTAGCTGCTGCGGCCTTGTCTGGACTTGCCGGTCCTGCTTCAGCCATCGGAGCCATTCTCGCTGGCATCGATTACAGTGGCCTCGACTACTTGATGGTCTTTGCTTGCGGCGCATTGGTTCCTAGTTTCGGTACAATATTGCAGCGGGCATTGAAGCTCGAAGCAAGGAAGAGCATCTTGGGTCTCCTCATGGGGATTGGTTTCGCATCGTTCTGTTTGATGTCGACCAGGCTGGTTTGCTTGCACACCCCTTACTGCAACTCTGCCCCTGAAGCTGTCACATAG